The following coding sequences lie in one Propionispora hippei DSM 15287 genomic window:
- the nth gene encoding endonuclease III: MRVTKAIKQQMLALLEETYQDTTTALTYTTPFELLIAVILSAQCTDVRVNIITGRMFPKYSTPEKILELGQSGLEEQIRDCGLYHSKAKNIIATCTMLCEQYQGQVPDSIEELVKLPGVGRKTANVVVSQLFHIPAIAVDTHVFRVANRLQLAKGKTPLEVEKGLMKAIPRDKWSDAHHWLIWHGRKVCKARKPECTVCCLCELCPSALLQEQQK; this comes from the coding sequence ATGCGGGTTACCAAAGCCATAAAACAGCAGATGCTGGCACTGCTGGAAGAAACATACCAGGATACGACAACAGCCCTTACCTATACAACGCCCTTTGAATTATTAATTGCTGTTATTTTGTCAGCTCAATGTACCGATGTTCGGGTCAATATCATTACCGGAAGGATGTTCCCGAAATACAGTACCCCGGAAAAGATACTGGAATTAGGTCAGAGCGGTTTGGAAGAACAAATTCGTGACTGTGGATTATATCATAGCAAAGCTAAGAATATTATTGCTACCTGTACGATGTTGTGTGAGCAATATCAGGGGCAGGTTCCCGATAGCATAGAGGAATTAGTCAAATTGCCGGGGGTTGGCCGCAAAACTGCCAATGTGGTGGTCAGCCAGTTATTTCATATTCCGGCCATCGCTGTAGACACCCATGTGTTTAGAGTGGCAAATCGGTTACAGTTAGCTAAAGGTAAGACGCCGTTAGAAGTGGAGAAAGGACTAATGAAAGCGATTCCCCGTGACAAATGGAGTGATGCCCATCATTGGCTTATCTGGCATGGCAGGAAAGTTTGCAAAGCCCGCAAACCGGAATGTACGGTTTGCTGTTTGTGCGAACTGTGCCCCAGTGCTCTGCTGCAGGAGCAGCAGAAATAG
- a CDS encoding PFL family protein: protein MLTIQDIFETNRMIEENNLDVRTITMGISLRDCAHPDVKVFCRNVYDKVTRLAENLVRTGEAIEAEYGIPIINKRISVTPIAIAAESCHTDSFVPVAQALDEAAKIVGVNFIGGFSALVEKGYTKGDRILIQSIPEALAYTERVCSSVNVASTKAGINMDAVREMGEVIKRAAELTKDRDAVACSKLVVFANVPEDNPFMAGAFHGVGEAENIINVGVSGPGVVKRALEDVKGEDFSVVAETIKRTAFKITRVGQLVAQEASRRLKVPFGIIDLSLAPTPAVGDSVAHILEEMGLESCGAPGTTAALALLNDAVKKGGLMASSHVGGLSGAFIPVSEDAGMIAAAERGSLSLEKLEAMTCVCSVGLDMIAIPGDTSASTISAIIADESAIGMINNKTTAVRIIPAPGKKAGDKVEYGGLFGYCPIFPVSAFKSDDFIARGGRIPAPVRSLTN from the coding sequence GTGTTAACTATACAGGATATTTTCGAAACAAATCGCATGATTGAAGAAAACAATCTGGACGTCAGGACCATAACCATGGGAATTAGTCTTCGGGACTGTGCCCATCCGGATGTAAAGGTATTTTGCCGTAATGTTTATGATAAGGTAACCCGGCTGGCTGAAAATCTAGTCCGCACGGGCGAGGCTATTGAAGCTGAATATGGGATTCCTATTATTAATAAACGGATATCCGTAACGCCAATTGCTATTGCTGCAGAAAGCTGCCATACCGACAGTTTTGTACCTGTGGCTCAGGCGTTGGACGAAGCGGCAAAAATCGTCGGCGTTAACTTCATTGGCGGATTTTCCGCTTTAGTCGAAAAAGGCTATACCAAAGGAGACCGGATTCTTATTCAATCCATTCCCGAAGCGCTGGCATATACGGAACGGGTCTGTTCGTCGGTTAATGTGGCGTCTACCAAGGCGGGTATTAATATGGATGCGGTGCGTGAAATGGGGGAAGTTATCAAGCGGGCAGCCGAACTTACCAAGGATCGGGACGCTGTTGCGTGTTCTAAACTGGTTGTATTTGCTAATGTGCCTGAGGACAACCCTTTTATGGCCGGCGCCTTTCATGGTGTAGGGGAAGCGGAAAATATCATTAACGTAGGTGTAAGCGGCCCCGGCGTGGTAAAAAGGGCTTTGGAAGATGTAAAAGGAGAAGACTTTAGCGTAGTTGCCGAAACTATAAAACGGACAGCCTTTAAAATCACCAGGGTCGGCCAGCTTGTAGCCCAGGAAGCCTCTCGCCGTCTTAAAGTTCCTTTTGGGATTATTGATCTTTCGTTGGCACCGACTCCTGCCGTTGGTGACAGCGTTGCCCATATTCTTGAGGAAATGGGTTTGGAAAGCTGTGGCGCTCCCGGAACTACTGCCGCCTTAGCGTTGTTAAATGATGCAGTGAAGAAGGGGGGCCTTATGGCCTCATCGCATGTGGGTGGTTTGAGCGGCGCCTTTATTCCGGTCAGTGAAGATGCCGGTATGATTGCAGCGGCTGAGCGTGGCAGCTTAAGTCTGGAAAAGCTGGAAGCCATGACCTGCGTCTGCTCGGTCGGCCTGGATATGATTGCGATACCTGGTGATACATCGGCGTCTACTATTTCGGCTATTATTGCCGATGAATCGGCTATCGGCATGATTAATAATAAAACCACGGCTGTGCGTATTATTCCGGCACCGGGGAAAAAAGCCGGCGATAAAGTCGAGTATGGCGGTTTGTTTGGGTATTGTCCTATATTTCCGGTTAGTGCGTTTAAGTCGGATGATTTTATTGCGCGCGGTGGCAGGATTCCGGCTCCTGTCAGAAGTTTGACCAATTAA
- a CDS encoding N-acetyltransferase has protein sequence MIYRKATFKDVEAIHKLVNDYAEQGVMLPRSRNVLYETLRDMILAEDGGSIVGVGALHLVWDELAEIRTMAIAPDYMKQGIGREIVQLLIKEAYTLGIKTLFTLTYQPGFFAKLGFAEIPKEQLPHKVWKECINCAKFPNCDEIAMVRKI, from the coding sequence ATGATTTATCGTAAGGCCACATTTAAAGATGTAGAGGCCATTCATAAATTGGTAAATGATTATGCCGAACAGGGTGTTATGCTGCCCCGTTCAAGAAACGTATTGTATGAAACCTTGCGGGATATGATTTTGGCTGAAGATGGAGGGAGTATTGTCGGTGTAGGCGCGCTCCACCTGGTCTGGGATGAGTTGGCGGAAATCAGGACGATGGCGATTGCACCTGATTATATGAAACAGGGGATTGGACGGGAGATTGTTCAATTATTGATTAAAGAAGCATATACGCTTGGTATCAAAACGCTGTTTACCTTAACATACCAGCCGGGTTTTTTCGCGAAATTAGGGTTTGCCGAAATTCCCAAAGAACAACTGCCCCACAAGGTGTGGAAAGAATGTATTAATTGTGCTAAATTTCCTAACTGTGATGAGATTGCCATGGTAAGAAAAATTTAG
- a CDS encoding ACT domain-containing protein yields the protein MKVVVTIVGEDRVGIIAMVSDILAKSQVNILNINQNIVDGFFNMVMIVDMANSTIRLTELQQVLKKKGEEINLEIKAQHEDIFRIMHRV from the coding sequence ATGAAAGTAGTAGTAACAATAGTGGGAGAAGATCGTGTTGGAATCATCGCCATGGTGAGTGATATTTTAGCCAAAAGCCAAGTTAACATTTTGAATATCAACCAAAATATAGTAGATGGCTTTTTTAACATGGTCATGATTGTTGACATGGCCAATAGTACGATCCGTCTGACCGAATTGCAACAAGTATTGAAGAAAAAAGGGGAAGAAATCAACCTGGAAATCAAGGCGCAGCATGAAGATATTTTTAGAATTATGCATCGTGTATAA